The genomic window TTTCAGAACCTTCTCCGGCAAACCATGGGCCATCATCCAAGTGGCATAATTATAAAAATCAGGTACTGATCCAAATTTTGTAATGACACTATCAACGGAAAACGTCTCTTGTAGGGTGGTGGTTTCTGGCATATCGTACCAGTAAACATGAGCCTTTCCGTAGGGTTTACCAAAATCTAAACATTCTCGTCCTGTGTAGGGTTTAATGGTTTGCCAACGGTTATCGATCCATGCTTCAAACGGTTGTTGTATCCCGATAAACGTTGTCCGCATCACCGTAATACCAGCCCCACCGGAACCAGCCACAATATAACTTAACTTAATTTCATCGGCCTTGTCTAACGCTTCGACCCCTTGACGCACCATACTATTAGAAATACCAGGAAAAACCCCTGTATTGATAATAGCCGTCACCCCTGCGGTTTTCGCTGCTGAATGTTGTTCTAAAGCTTTATGGGTAAAACTGCGTTGATCACTCACATCAACATAATTAACCCCTTCCTCAATACAAATGCGTAACACATCAGCGTTTCGGTAATGAAACGGCCCTGCCGAATGAACCACCACATCAGCTTTAGACACCACTGTTTTAACCTGGTGTTGGTTAGATAAATCTAAAACTTGAAACTGGACCTTATCCTGAAAACGTTCTAAGGCTGCCATCCCCAGTTGGGGGTTACGTCCAGTAATAGTAACCTCAGCCTCAGTATGATTAATAATATCTTGGGCAATACTACTGCCAATGCGTCCACAACCACCAATAATCAAAACTCGTTGCATGATTTCTCATTGAGATCAACAAAAAAAGAGAAAATTTCTCTAAAAATTCGGTATAATACCCGCAACGGATTGACCCAAGGCTTCCAAGGCTTTTGATAAGCCCTTTTGTGACTTCAAAAAGGTGCGAGCGCAGTTTCGGC from Crocosphaera subtropica ATCC 51142 includes these protein-coding regions:
- a CDS encoding saccharopine dehydrogenase family protein, whose product is MQRVLIIGGCGRIGSSIAQDIINHTEAEVTITGRNPQLGMAALERFQDKVQFQVLDLSNQHQVKTVVSKADVVVHSAGPFHYRNADVLRICIEEGVNYVDVSDQRSFTHKALEQHSAAKTAGVTAIINTGVFPGISNSMVRQGVEALDKADEIKLSYIVAGSGGAGITVMRTTFIGIQQPFEAWIDNRWQTIKPYTGRECLDFGKPYGKAHVYWYDMPETTTLQETFSVDSVITKFGSVPDFYNYATWMMAHGLPEKVLKSPKTVEFLAQVSHVMTDVSDRFTGTGVAMRCDVKGYGSEGAAHYISTFSHESASVAAGMGTGSIVELLLKGELVQPGVHPVEQALSTELFQSILKSRQLTIEKTINFLQENEQ